The Pristiophorus japonicus isolate sPriJap1 chromosome 13, sPriJap1.hap1, whole genome shotgun sequence genome contains the following window.
CATGCaagtgagtttgagcggaaacctgagcaaaaaaaaaaaataacttctGGAAACCAGCTTATTTTTGAGCATAATTTGTGGTTGAACtgccgattgtgcccaaagcagaaactcttggcccatatcttcactGGCATTAATGAATCCCATCACAAATAGAGgttggaactcccttatccgggactccctcatCGGCACCACCCCGCGTCCGGCATGATTCCGGCAGCAGGGGGCGCATGCACAGAACatggccgacctccaccccgacattggggctgctccgacactcggcccgccgagGGCCCACCCTCACTTGgcctgctggggccgctccgacactcggcccgccgagGGCCCACccacactcggcctgctggggccgctccgacactcggcccgccgaaGCCCACCCTCACTTGgcctgctggggccgctccgacactcggcccgccagGGGCCCACccacactcggcctgctggggccgctccgacactcgggccgccgagggcccacccacacttggcctgctggggccgctccgacactcggcccaccgaggGCCCACCCACACTTGgcctgctggggccgctccgacactcgggccgccgagggcccacccacacttggcctgctggggccgctccgacactcgggccACCAGGGGCCCACCCACACTTGgcctgctggggccgctccgacacttggcCCACCGAGGGCCCACCCACACTTGgcctgctggggccgctccgacactcggcccactgaggGCCCACCCACACTTGGCCTTCTGGGGTCGCTCCAAcactcgggccaccgagggcccacCCACACTTGGCCTTCTGGggtcgctccgacactcggcccgccgagGGCCCACCCACACTTGGCCTTCTGGggtcgctccgacactcggcccgccagGGGCCCACCCACACTTGgcctgctggggccgctccgacactcgaccCGCCGAGAGCCCACCCACACTTGgcctgctggggccgctccgacactcggcccaccgaggGCCCACCCACACTTGgcctgctggggccgctccgacactcggcccactgaggGCCCACCCACACTTGGCCTTCTGGGGTCGCTCCAAcactcgggccaccgagggcccacCCACACTTGGCCTTCTGGggtcgctccgacactcggcccgccgagGGCCCACCCACACTTGGCCTTCTGGggtcgctccgacactcggcccgccagGGGCCCACCCACACTTGgcctgctggggccgctccgacactcgggccgccgagggcccacccacacttggcctgctggggccgctccgacactcggcccaccgaggGCCCACCCACACTTGgcctgctggggccgctccgacactcgggccgccgagggcccacccacacttggcctgctggggccgctccgacactcggcccgccagGGGCCCACCCACACTTGgcctgctggggccgctccgacacttggcCCACCGAGGGCCCACCCACACTTGgcctgctggggccgctccgacactcggcccactgaggGCCCACCCACACTTGGCCTTCTGGGGTCGCTCCAAcactcgggccaccgagggcccacCCACACTTGGCCTTCTGGggtcgctccgacactcggcccgccgagGGCCCACCCACACTTGGCCTTCTGGggtcgctccgacactcggcccgccagGGGCCCACCCACACTTGgcctgctggggccgctccgacactcgaccCGCCGAGAGCCCACCCACACTTGgcctgctggggccgctccgacactcggcccaccgaggGCCCACCCACACTTGgcctgctggggccgctccgacactcggcccaccaggTGCCCACccacactcggcctgctggggccgctccgacactcgaccCGCCGAGGGTCCACCCACACTTGgcctgctggggccgctccgacactcgggccGCCAGGGGCCCACCCACAGTTGgcctgctggggccgctccgacactcggcccaccgaggGCCCACCCACACTTGgcctgctggggccgctccgacactcgtccCACCAGGTGCCCACccacactcggcctgctggggccgctccaacactcgACCCGCCAGGGGCCCACCCACACTTGGCCTTCTGGGGctgtgccgacactcggcccgccgagGGTCCACCCACACTTGgcctgctggggccgctccgacactcgggccGCCGAGGGTCCACCCACACTTGGCCTGCTGGGGTCGCTCCGACACTCGGGCCGCCAAGGGTCCACCCACACTTGgcctgctggggccgctccgacactcggcccgccggggGCCCACCCACACTTGgcctgctggggccgctccgacactcggcccgccggggGCCCACCCACACTTGGCCTGCTGGggtcgctccgacactcggcccaccgaggGCCCACCCACACTTGgcctgctggggccgctccgacactcgaccCGCCGGGGGCCCACCCACACTTGgcctgctggggccgctccgacactcggcccgccggggGCCCACCCACACTTGgcctgctggggccgctccgacactcggcccgccggggGCCCACCCACACTTGgcctgctggggccgctccgacactcggcccgccggggGCCCACCCACACTTGgcctgctggggccgctccgacactcggcccgccggggGCCCACccacactcggcctgctggggccgctccgacactcggcccgccggggGCCCACCCACACTTGGCCTGCTGGGGCTGTGCCGACACTTGGGCCGTTGGGGCTGCtctgacactcggcccaccgacactTCCTTTGCGGCTCACCGACCCGCCGAGGGCCCGCCGACACTTCCTTTGCGGCTCACCGACCCGCCGAGGGCCCGCCGACACTTCCTTTGCGGCTCACCGACCCGCCGAGGGCCCGCCGACACTTCCTTTGCGGCTCACCGACCCGCCGAGGGCCCGCTGACACTTCGGGCCTGCCCAGGGCGCCAACctctttcccccgcccctccccgacctcgggccgctgacctcccatcatccggcaaaatcccttattcagcacaggccaggtcccgagggtgtcggATAAGGGAGCTTCAACCTGTACAATAAATATTCAGTGTGCTCATTTGCCTTGACATTGCCTTTAAGTGGAATATTAATATCTTTTTGTTTTAAGAATGTTTTTTTCACCCATCTGTTCAAATCTCACCAGTAACCTTTAGAAGGAAACACTATGCTAATAACACATTGCAACACATGATTGTGAAAAACAGTCATCACAATGATTTGTAGGTGCTTAGTATTTATATTCTGAGAGCACTGACATTGTTTAGTTTTTAGATTGTGCTTTAAATAAACAGTTACTTTCATTGGTTTCCTTGGGGTTTCATTTAGTGTGTACTTTTTAAACAAACATTCGTGCAAAATCCCTGCCTGCACTATTTTAACAGTTATTTTTAACCTGGTTTTAAATGGTTTGGTTTAATGGCTGCATTGAAATAGTTCAGAAAGGGATTGCGGATATGGACcattttaagagggagatagatagatttctagaaacaaaagacatcaaagggtatggggaaaaagcggtaatatggtgttgagatagaggatcagccatgatcatattgaacggtggtgcggactcaaagggccgaatggcatactactgctcctattttctatgtttctatgtttctgctaaaAATAGTATAATCACCTTGTCATTCATACTGTAAATTTAAAAAGTCAGATACCAATCATTGAGTGTCATTTTAATTCACCAGCAAATACCATTTAAACGGTCAGCCAGTACCAAGAACAGTGCCACTTGTGACTATTTTTCAGGGGTAAAGTTACCACTTCCAGAAAAAAGAAACGTGCAGAAGCTAACAGTGCAGATTTAAGAATGATTTCAGAGTTACTTATAGGATGGATTAGGCCGAGGAACAAGAAAAAACAAGTACTGAGAAAATGCAAAACACTACAGATGCAGGAAATatgaaaaaaaaacactggaaatgcGGGAAACAAAGAAAATCGTTGGGGTGGAAATTTGATCGCGTCTCTGTTGCGGCATTATCCAGGCGGAGCGataaattttgcaccgggaaatggtttgcgtctgcagccgtaaaattcatcagctgggtcctgagtgtggagAGTAATGTAAAGGGAGGTGTTACatgcctcttttagggcgctaggtcggctgagcaactgaaaatcccgagctaaacagtcggTCTTGGAGTGTCCTAAGAGAGGTTTCCCTGGTAGAAAAAAAAATCGCCAAAAAATACCATTCCTAATACTTTACTGATGTCACATCACCATaactcgcaaaaataaaaaaattacaatcacacttacctcaggtaggcATTCCTTCCCTTACTGCGGCCGATACAGCTCGGACTGCCagctttcccaggtggtcccactagggcgcgctgcAGGGCTTTACGAGTCGGGCAAGAAACAAATTTCAaaacggtgtcacaaccaggggtgttgcacaccggttcGTCTCTCCCATGCCCccacaaacccggcaccgaatgtcccggccccATTACCGGCCCTCCAGGgcgcaaacagaggcggcaacaaaccgaaaatccagcccttgcatttatataagcacctttctttacctcaggacatcccaaagtgctttacagtcaatgaagtatttttgaattgcagtcactgttggaaAGTAGGAACCTGTTTGGTTCAGATATCAGATTACTGAGAAGCTGCAGTAAGTTGGCTTGGTTCTGATCTGTCATCACCAGGCTATCAAGTTGAAGCAAATTAAACCATAAGGAAACTCTGCTTGTCTCCTCTTGCCAAAGAGGAtagttaactagctgctaattagaTAATTCACAAACATAGGTTTCAGCCTTCGTTAGGCAAACTAGATACCATGAGCTCCTCGTGAGTGGCATGGTGCACCATAAAATGTAAGAGTAATTGCCACCACCTTGCTGagtgtaatgagataatgtatagcgccctctagctaggggtatcgatatactgtatagcgccctctagctaggaggtatagggagctgtattgagagagagggtctgtgaaggaatgccattttcagctccacatggctgtctgagatctcccaaataagtagagttaagttgaactaagagtgttcaagagaatataaaatacatggtgtcagaagcggagacttccgatTTTTTGTTGAACGCATCTACGactgaaatattggaactgtaagactttttcaagCTAATCAAAATTgatgttaagcagtgcagtgcagaacatgcttcctacacatcgcgcgtggatccgtgaagggtgataaatagtcataagcttgtaaaataatctagaggcattagtaaagtaaacttaaagtggcatacgTTATTGTAGAACCTCGATTGaagaagtatttctacaattacatggccacgatagtttactattagacttgttccagTCCTCGATGTGACAAacccaaagtcctaaactgtagcgagcgaTCATGACCATCACAGTGCCAACTCccacgcacattcctctcccacctccattgcaggcaaCTGGTGATttaaaagccaactggaaaaaattcaaactgcTGTGGGACAACTCTAAAATTATCAGAAATATTGTGGAAAAAACAGATAGAGGTAAGGTTGCAAcgtatatcactgccattggcagcaatgccctagatatccacaataatcttccataCAAAtctgaggaagacaagcaggaaattgagattattttgaagctctggggagagcactgtaaaggtaaaaccaacatcatctatgaacggtatcAGTTTAACAGCTGTGTACAAgaggacgagcggtttgacagatatctcgtgaaagtgagagagctagcatcgtcatgtgatttcggcaatttgagggatgatttcatcagagaccacatagtctgcggaatatctgacaCAACTGTGCGAGAGAGGCTGTtgtaagaatcaagcctaacactcgatatgtgtgatgctctgtaaagctacagaggccacagttgcgcaactgaaatccatgaagctcactaaaacagactgtgaagatgtcaaagctgtcactcagaaaccccgacccacaaagaaagaattcacagacaaagagttcacaaacaattgcagatattgtggcaaaagacatgagctgtcaaaaactaaatgcccagcatatgggaaggcctgcacaagttgcggcaaactaaatcacttttctcaaaagtgtaggcagaatggatcaaggcagaagtctacacataaccctaaatataagggcaagccaaaagttcatgcactataagaAGAGaggtatgattctgattttgaagtcattactgtaaagatgcttggtaaagttgatcgcacattcaaggacaaagctgacagaaagtatcttaacaagattatggctaccttctccattaaaagtCAAATGCTAATGTGCTatctcttagatacttaccaaaaggcttaaagatcaaagaatctaagacaatactgtcaatCATGCAACTATTCCAGTGATAGGGATTTGTAATGTGCCACAggaaaaatacaaagaacaagcaaaagtacattgtgccctttgtgatcattgagggccaaagtgcagcactgattggctcacgcactgctcaacatctacaactgataaaagtgcagcatcagaatatcgcggtggtaaatgaaccacgcaaatcgcaaactacgaacaaggcaacaATACGTATCCAGATGTGTTTaaaggacttggacacatgccagggacagttcaccttgaacttaatgaatcaacgacacc
Protein-coding sequences here:
- the LOC139278196 gene encoding spidroin-2-like, yielding MGPGHSVPGLWGHGRDEPVCNTPGCDTVLKFVSCPTRKALQRALVGPPGKAGSPSCIGRSKGRNAYLSPSRPSVGGPPAGRVSERPQQAECGWAPGGPSVGAAPAGQVWVGPRRAECRSGPSRPSVGGPPAGRVSERPQQAKCGWAPGGPSVGAAPAGQVWVGPRRVECRSGPSRPSVGGPSVGRVSERPQQAKCGWAPGGPSVGAAPAGQVWVGPRRAECRSGPSRPSVGGPLAARVSERPQQAKCGWTLGGPSVGAAPAGQVWVDPRRAECRHSPRRPSVGGPLAGRVLERPQQAECGWAPGGTSVGAAPAGQVWVGPRWAECRSGPSRPTVGGPLAARVSERPQQAKCGWTLGGSSVGAAPAGRVWVGTWWAECRSGPSRPSVGGPSVGRVSERPQQAKCGWALGGSSVGAAPAGQVWVGPWRAECRSDPRRPSVGGPSAGRVSERPQKAKCGWALGGPSVGATPEGQVWVGPQWAECRSGPSRPSVGGPSVGQVSERPQQAKCGWAPGGPSVGAAPAGQVWVGPRRPECRSGPSRPSVGGPSVGRVSERPQQAKCGWALGGPSVGAAPAGQVWVGPWRAECRSDPRRPSVGGPSAGRVSERPQKAKCGWALGGPSVGATPEGQVWVGPQWAECRSGPSRPSVGGPSVGRVSERPQQAKCGWALGGSSVGAAPAGQVWVGPWRAECRSDPRRPSVGGPSAGRVSERPQKAKCGWALGGPSVGATPEGQVWVGPQWAECRSGPSRPSVGGPSVGQVSERPQQAKCGWAPGGPSVGAAPAGQVWVGPRRPECRSGPSRPSVGGPSVGRVSERPQQAKCGWALGGPSVGAAPAGRVWVGPWRAECRSGPSRPSEGGLRRAECRSGPSRPSVGGPSAGRVSERPQQAK